The nucleotide sequence GTGACAGCCGCTTCCTTCATTGGAGAAAAATCAGGGTACGAAAATGTCATCACTGTTGATATGGGCGGAACAAGCTATGATGTCTCGGTGATCGAAAAATTAAATCCAGCCATTACAACTGAAAACTGGATCAGCCGTTACCGTGTCGCATTGCCAATGATGGATATCCATACAATTGGCTCTGGAGGTGGAAGCATCGCCTGGATTGATAATGGTGGAGCCCTGCAAGTTGGGCCTAGAAGTGCAGGGTCAACTCCAGGCCCTGCTTGTTATGGAAGAGGGGGAGAAGAACCAACTGTTACAGATGTCAATGTGTTCTTAGGCTATATTAATCCTGACAACTTTCTGGGAGGGGAAATGAAGCTTGACCGTTCGTTAGCTGAAAAAGCTATTCGCACACGCATTGCAGACCCGCTTGGCATTTCAACAGTAGAAGCGGCCCTTGCCATCTCGCAAATCGTAAATAGTGATATGTCGAATGCTGTCCATTTTGTGACAACACAGCGCGGACATGACCCGCGCAACTTTGCCTTAATGGCCGTTGGTGGTGCAGGAGCCATTCATGCTGGAAAACAGGCAGAAGATCTTGGAATCAATACGGTGATTGTTCCCTCTTTAGCTCCTGTTTTTTGCGCACTCGGTGATGTCGCAGCAAATCTAAAGGTAACAGAACTGAGAACCCGCTTTGAAAGCATGAACCAAGTGGATCTTCAAGCGATGAATGCTGATTTTGAAAAGATGGAACAAACAGCTCGTGAAAAACTAGGCGGACAATCCGTAACGGATCAGTATGAAACTCGTCGTTATATTGATATGCGCTATGCAGGAGAGGTGCATGAAGTTACTGTGCCAGTAAAATCAAGAACTCGCCGAATTACGGAGCTGAACCTTGAAGCAACGGTTACCGATTTTCATGAGCTTCATGAAAGAATGTTTGCTCACAAAGATCCAGGTCACGAAATTGAAATTTTAAATCTTCGCCTTGACCTTGTAGGGGTGAGAGAGCCGTTAAAGTTGAAAGAGGAGCCTTTCCAGCAGGAGGACCCTGCTCAAGCACAAACGGGTGAGCGCGAGATGTATTTTGACACGGAGCCGACGCGGACGCCTATTTACGACGGTTCCTTGCTGGAACCAGGAAACCTGATAGTTGGGCCCGCGATTATCGAACAGTGGGGAACAACGATTGTCGTTTACCCGGGGCATGAGGCTTTGATCGATTCTTATCGCAACTGTGTCATTGAAGTCAAACACTCTCCTGCCCAGCAAAGGAGTGGAAATGAATGATCCAAGCGCAAATTTTATACAGCAAGCTACAGTCCATCGGCAGAGAAGTGGGAGATAATTTGCAACGAATTTCCCGCTCTCCCTTGTTGTCCCAGGATCGGGCGTTTGCTACAGCCATTTTTACCAATGAGTTAAAAATAGCTATTCAACACCAATATGAGCCAGAGCACTTATTTGCCTTAAAAGAAAGTGTAGAGAACCTGTTTGACTATTTTTCTTTTGATATTGCGGATGGGGATGTATTATTGGTGGCTGATCCCTACAGCGGTGGAACGAAAGGGCAAACTTTGACGATGGCAGCTCCTTTATTTGTAGAAGGAGAGCTCGTGCTTTTTCCTGCTATTCGCGCACAAATGATGGATCTGGCCGGTGAATACCCGGGTGGTTTTCATCCGGATGCTTTTGAGGTATGGCAGGAAAATATGCGTATTACACCGATCAAGCTTTATAAACAAGGGGTACTGCAAGCGGATATTTTACGGTTTTTATTATCTAACAGCCGCATACCTACTTCCTTCAAATCGGATTTAGAGACAATGTACACATGCTTGCGCGGAGCTCAGCAACAACTCAAAAAACTTCTTGGCAGCTATGGGCAGCAGAAAGTAGATGCATCCATTGAAAGCATTTTTCAATACAGTCGAAAACGAGTGGAGCAACATTTATCACAGCTTCCCAAAGCAGGGATGAAAGCTCTGGTGGAATTTGAAACGACACAAGGAGATAAAAATGCCATCGATGTGAGCATTACCATTCCGAACAACGCTGTTGAAATTGATCTGACTGGCTCCTCCATGCAGTCAACGAAGCCTATTAATTCCCCGATAGCTTTGACAAAAGCATTTTCGGTTTGGCCGTTTCTCGCAACGATTGCCGATGAACTCTCGATTAATGAAGGTACGCTGGAACCGTTTAACATCAAAACAAAGGCCGGAACGATACTAGACCCACAATTTCCAGCAGCTACTGCTTTAGCACCAAGCATGACAGGGCATTTTCTTGCTGAAGCGATCTATCGGGCTATTCAAAATGGCCAGGGTCCGACAGAGGAATTTCCCCCGATTTACGGAACTGGTCCACAAGCCATTTTCTATCCTGAGCTTGGGACAAGAGCTGAAACCCAATCGATTGTCCTTGTCCCTGGATATCCTTCCACGGATAAAGGTTTTGGACCGCCTGCTTTATTTGGACAGAGGCTACTTGTGTCGGCGGAAGAGTTAGAACTTTATCATGGCTTCAAGATAGTTTCTCGCGAGTGGACGGATAGGAAGGAAGAGTTGAAAGTCTCCTTGCTGAATCAGGATGAGGATGTTTATTTTAACTTGATTTTACCTTTTGGTGAAGATGGGGACTATGGCTCTGTTACAAGAGAGGGAGAAGGAAAAGAAACGTTTTATCAAAGTATAGTCAATCAGCATGTGAAGAAAGGCGATCTCCTCGTCTTTACATACCCTGGAAAGGAGGAGCAATGATGATAAACCAAGAGGTAATCTTGTCACAGGTGGTTGGAGGCTCACTTGATGCAATTGCGCGAGAAATGAGCGCAACGGTCACGAGAACAGCGCGTTCACCACTTTTTAATGAAGCACATGATTTTACAACAGGCGTGTTTGATCTTTCCGGAAAGAAATCCCGGCTCGTTGCACAAGCTCCTGGATGTACTTTGCACTTGTATGCAGTTGTAGGGGCAGTTGATCATTTATTGGATGCTTTTCGGTATGATCTTCATCCAGGCGATATTCTGCTTGTGAATGATC is from Bacillus sp. PK3_68 and encodes:
- a CDS encoding hydantoinase B/oxoprolinase family protein produces the protein MIQAQILYSKLQSIGREVGDNLQRISRSPLLSQDRAFATAIFTNELKIAIQHQYEPEHLFALKESVENLFDYFSFDIADGDVLLVADPYSGGTKGQTLTMAAPLFVEGELVLFPAIRAQMMDLAGEYPGGFHPDAFEVWQENMRITPIKLYKQGVLQADILRFLLSNSRIPTSFKSDLETMYTCLRGAQQQLKKLLGSYGQQKVDASIESIFQYSRKRVEQHLSQLPKAGMKALVEFETTQGDKNAIDVSITIPNNAVEIDLTGSSMQSTKPINSPIALTKAFSVWPFLATIADELSINEGTLEPFNIKTKAGTILDPQFPAATALAPSMTGHFLAEAIYRAIQNGQGPTEEFPPIYGTGPQAIFYPELGTRAETQSIVLVPGYPSTDKGFGPPALFGQRLLVSAEELELYHGFKIVSREWTDRKEELKVSLLNQDEDVYFNLILPFGEDGDYGSVTREGEGKETFYQSIVNQHVKKGDLLVFTYPGKEEQ
- a CDS encoding hydantoinase/oxoprolinase family protein; amino-acid sequence: MEKQQNQWVFGVDVGGTFTDLVAIDRHGKMVSTKTPSTPDQSDGVMNGIKKVSEIIGVDIKVLLANSPLVVHGTTVATNSLLEYNGAKVGLLTTEGFRDEIEFRRAYKESVFSPRLQAPFQIVPRRYRVGIPERLDHAGKVIKELDEAAVRQAVRDFVEEGIEAIAVCFLFSFMNPSHESRVREIIQEEAPGMFVSLSYEVLPQIREFERVSTTIVNAFTGPSMQSYLNHLDERLRADGFTGELFVMQSNGGVQNVLQSGKFAAGALLSGPAGGVTAASFIGEKSGYENVITVDMGGTSYDVSVIEKLNPAITTENWISRYRVALPMMDIHTIGSGGGSIAWIDNGGALQVGPRSAGSTPGPACYGRGGEEPTVTDVNVFLGYINPDNFLGGEMKLDRSLAEKAIRTRIADPLGISTVEAALAISQIVNSDMSNAVHFVTTQRGHDPRNFALMAVGGAGAIHAGKQAEDLGINTVIVPSLAPVFCALGDVAANLKVTELRTRFESMNQVDLQAMNADFEKMEQTAREKLGGQSVTDQYETRRYIDMRYAGEVHEVTVPVKSRTRRITELNLEATVTDFHELHERMFAHKDPGHEIEILNLRLDLVGVREPLKLKEEPFQQEDPAQAQTGEREMYFDTEPTRTPIYDGSLLEPGNLIVGPAIIEQWGTTIVVYPGHEALIDSYRNCVIEVKHSPAQQRSGNE